One region of Turicibacter bilis genomic DNA includes:
- a CDS encoding helicase-related protein: protein MEPGKTEMMFETIALALQQQKRVCWAIPRADVVIELVPRLKQAFPYALVIGLHGHSDEKMDYGDIVISTTHQLIRFYQAFDLLIIDEVDAFPYTFDEMLPRLAKKACKPTCATIYLSATPSKADQIAIKKGALKCCLIPARYHLYSLDIPKFQWAGNLEKALKKGRLPKAVLRWMRKKLATNRRALLFVPTIEAGHFLQQVLKKLLKLEVAFVYSNDEERISKVKAFKEGEGQFLITTMILERGVTIADIDVAIFCAEHEVYEESALVQISGRVGRNPKYPHGEIIFFHYGITEAMDAAREQIKRMNQSAWKQHLLKEEPKYEMSSLLSIYRY, encoded by the coding sequence GTGGAGCCAGGAAAAACAGAGATGATGTTTGAAACCATTGCTCTTGCTTTACAGCAACAAAAACGAGTTTGTTGGGCGATTCCAAGAGCTGATGTGGTCATCGAGTTGGTACCTCGACTTAAACAAGCCTTTCCGTATGCGTTGGTGATTGGACTGCATGGTCACTCTGATGAAAAAATGGATTATGGGGATATTGTGATTAGTACAACTCATCAATTGATTCGTTTTTATCAAGCATTTGATTTGTTGATTATCGATGAGGTAGATGCTTTTCCATATACATTTGATGAGATGCTACCACGGCTAGCAAAGAAAGCTTGTAAACCAACCTGTGCTACGATTTATTTATCTGCAACACCATCAAAAGCGGATCAAATAGCGATTAAGAAGGGGGCTTTGAAATGTTGTCTCATTCCTGCAAGGTATCATTTATATTCGCTTGACATTCCCAAATTTCAATGGGCAGGGAATCTTGAGAAAGCTTTGAAGAAAGGGCGTCTTCCTAAGGCTGTTTTACGTTGGATGAGAAAAAAACTTGCGACTAATCGGCGAGCCCTTTTATTCGTTCCAACGATTGAAGCGGGGCATTTTCTTCAACAGGTATTAAAAAAGCTGCTGAAATTAGAAGTTGCCTTCGTTTATTCGAATGATGAGGAGAGAATTTCAAAAGTAAAAGCATTTAAAGAGGGAGAAGGGCAGTTTTTAATTACAACGATGATTCTAGAGCGTGGTGTGACGATTGCTGATATTGATGTGGCTATTTTTTGTGCTGAACATGAAGTTTATGAAGAAAGTGCCTTAGTACAAATCAGTGGACGTGTCGGTAGAAATCCTAAGTATCCACATGGAGAGATTATTTTCTTTCATTATGGAATTACAGAAGCGATGGATGCCGCGCGTGAACAAATTAAGCGAATGAATCAAAGCGCATGGAAGCAACATTTATTAAAAGAGGAGCCAAAATATGAGATGTCTAGTTTGTTATCAATTTATCGTTATTAA
- the pfkB gene encoding 1-phosphofructokinase, protein MITTITLNPALDKLMKIDAINIGETNRAEILSTSAAGKGIDVAKVLRDFNREVNATGFLGGIVAPIFKQCFQDEKINDHFINIKGTTRTNIQLFDTKGKRTELLEKGPKIETNELTELLHKVEELSKKSTVVAICGSAPRGVDEDYFTKLIQLCKNYCDKVIVDTSGSLLKVAIEQKPCLIKPNQDEMLELMGVQSATQDQMLDFAQEICRQGIEYVLISLGKEGAMLVSEQGAWKGKAPEVEVKSTLGCGDTVVASMCISFAEGDQPEEMLKKAIALSSANAMTFETAHVIESDYKSLLPRCHVEKIK, encoded by the coding sequence ATGATTACGACTATAACGTTAAATCCCGCATTAGATAAGTTAATGAAGATTGATGCTATCAATATTGGTGAAACGAATCGTGCTGAGATTTTAAGTACTTCTGCGGCTGGAAAAGGAATTGATGTGGCAAAAGTATTACGAGATTTTAATCGCGAAGTAAATGCCACTGGTTTTTTAGGCGGAATAGTGGCACCTATTTTTAAGCAATGTTTTCAAGATGAAAAAATTAATGATCATTTTATTAATATTAAAGGAACAACACGCACAAATATTCAATTATTTGATACAAAAGGAAAACGTACTGAGTTACTTGAAAAAGGTCCTAAAATTGAAACAAATGAATTAACGGAGCTCTTACATAAGGTAGAAGAGTTATCCAAAAAAAGTACAGTTGTTGCGATTTGTGGGAGCGCACCTCGAGGAGTTGATGAAGATTACTTCACGAAACTTATTCAACTTTGTAAAAATTACTGCGATAAGGTTATTGTAGATACATCAGGATCTTTACTGAAAGTCGCTATTGAACAAAAACCATGTTTAATTAAACCGAATCAAGATGAAATGCTTGAGTTAATGGGAGTTCAATCTGCGACTCAAGATCAAATGCTTGATTTTGCTCAAGAAATTTGTCGACAGGGGATTGAGTATGTTCTAATTTCATTAGGAAAAGAAGGTGCAATGTTAGTCTCAGAACAAGGTGCTTGGAAAGGAAAGGCACCAGAAGTTGAAGTTAAGAGCACTCTTGGATGCGGTGATACCGTTGTGGCTTCAATGTGTATCTCTTTCGCAGAAGGTGACCAGCCGGAAGAGATGTTAAAAAAAGCAATTGCTTTATCGAGTGCGAATGCTATGACTTTTGAGACAGCTCATGTGATTGAATCTGATTATAAATCTCTATTGCCTCGCTGTCATGTTGAAAAAATTAAATAA
- the secA gene encoding preprotein translocase subunit SecA yields the protein MMISAIKKMLDPSVKVLKRADKLADEVIALEPHMQGLTDEQLQNKTLEFKERIEKGETLDDLLVEAFAVVREASTRVLGMKPYKVQIIGGIALHGGNIAEMRTGEGKTLTSTMPAYLNALEGKGVHIITVNEYLASRDAREMGELYRWLGLTVGLNLAGMPSEEKKKQYACDITYSTNNELGFDYLRDHMVLYAKQMVQRKLNYAIVDEVDSILIDEARTPLIISGGQKRTANLYAHADRFVKTLKDEEDYNIDIKTKNIQLNEGGIEKAERTFRIENLYDIKHAVLLHHINNALKANYVMARDVDYVIQEDEVVIVDQFTGRLMKGRAYSEGLHQAIQAKEGVSIKQETSTLATITFQNLFRLYSKLSGMTGTAKTEEEEFRNIYNMMVVEIPTNRPIARQDAPDLVYKDMNAKFNAVVNDVIERHKQGQPVLLGTVAVETSEYISQLLKRKGIPHNVLNAKNHEREAEIIMDAGKKGAVTIATNMAGRGTDIKLTDEVKALGGLAVIGTERHESRRIDNQLRGRSGRQGDPGYTRFYLSFQDELMRRFGSDRMHTMVDKLGMDENEPIESKMVTKAVESAQKRVEGNNYDMRKNLLEYDDVIRRQREVIYGQRQDILETEDLTDVIFGMIDSSVTRLVHTYSVGEAQDSKQKDAPEYNYEGLLNYLNTNLFPVNKVELSALEGKTEAEMIEYIANLVKDDYRQKEQSIDSSIFHEFQKVIVLRVVDTHWMNHIDAMDALRQGIHLRSYGQINPLHEYQSEGFEMFNRLIERIEDDVTRYILRAEIRQNLQREEVAKPTATNSGKEEKKRPVTRKTEKVGRNDECPCGSGKKYKQCCGNDN from the coding sequence ATGATGATTTCAGCAATTAAGAAAATGTTAGATCCAAGTGTGAAAGTATTAAAACGTGCTGATAAATTAGCAGATGAAGTAATTGCTTTAGAACCACATATGCAAGGGTTAACAGATGAGCAACTTCAAAATAAAACGCTAGAGTTCAAAGAGAGAATTGAAAAAGGGGAAACGCTAGATGATTTATTAGTTGAAGCATTTGCTGTTGTTCGTGAAGCATCAACTCGTGTACTTGGTATGAAACCATATAAAGTACAAATTATCGGGGGGATTGCTTTACACGGCGGGAACATCGCTGAGATGAGAACAGGTGAGGGTAAAACTTTAACTTCAACGATGCCAGCTTACTTAAATGCCTTAGAAGGTAAAGGGGTACATATTATTACAGTCAATGAATATTTAGCGAGTCGTGATGCTCGTGAAATGGGTGAATTATATCGTTGGCTTGGACTAACAGTTGGTTTAAACTTAGCAGGGATGCCGTCTGAAGAGAAGAAGAAACAATATGCATGCGATATTACATATTCAACGAATAATGAATTAGGATTCGATTACTTACGTGATCATATGGTGCTATATGCAAAACAAATGGTACAACGTAAATTAAATTATGCCATTGTGGATGAGGTTGATTCCATTTTAATTGATGAGGCCCGTACGCCATTAATTATCTCAGGTGGACAAAAACGTACAGCAAACTTATACGCGCATGCTGACCGTTTTGTTAAAACATTAAAAGATGAAGAAGATTACAACATCGATATTAAAACAAAAAATATTCAATTAAATGAAGGCGGAATTGAAAAGGCAGAACGCACATTCCGTATTGAGAACTTATACGATATTAAACATGCCGTCTTATTACACCATATCAATAATGCCTTAAAAGCAAACTATGTGATGGCTCGTGACGTAGACTACGTCATTCAAGAAGATGAAGTTGTAATTGTTGACCAATTTACAGGACGTTTAATGAAGGGTCGTGCTTATTCTGAAGGTCTTCACCAAGCGATTCAAGCAAAAGAAGGTGTATCGATTAAGCAAGAAACATCAACATTAGCAACAATTACATTCCAGAATTTATTCCGTTTATATAGTAAATTATCAGGAATGACAGGGACAGCTAAAACAGAAGAAGAAGAGTTCCGTAATATTTATAATATGATGGTTGTTGAGATTCCAACGAACCGTCCAATTGCCCGTCAAGATGCACCAGATTTAGTTTATAAAGATATGAATGCGAAGTTTAACGCGGTTGTTAATGATGTTATTGAGCGTCATAAACAAGGACAACCTGTTTTATTAGGGACAGTAGCCGTTGAAACATCAGAATATATCTCACAATTATTAAAACGTAAAGGTATTCCACATAACGTCTTAAATGCGAAGAACCATGAGCGTGAAGCTGAGATTATCATGGATGCTGGGAAAAAGGGTGCTGTTACAATCGCGACAAATATGGCTGGTCGTGGGACAGACATCAAGTTAACAGATGAAGTGAAGGCTTTAGGTGGATTAGCGGTTATTGGGACAGAGCGTCATGAATCACGTCGTATTGATAATCAGTTACGTGGACGTTCTGGACGTCAAGGAGATCCAGGATATACACGTTTCTACTTATCATTCCAAGATGAATTAATGCGTCGTTTCGGTTCTGATCGCATGCATACGATGGTTGATAAATTAGGAATGGATGAAAATGAGCCAATTGAAAGTAAAATGGTTACTAAAGCGGTTGAATCAGCACAAAAACGTGTAGAAGGTAACAACTATGATATGCGTAAAAATTTACTGGAATATGATGATGTCATCCGTCGTCAACGTGAAGTCATTTATGGACAACGTCAAGATATTTTAGAAACGGAAGACTTAACAGATGTTATCTTTGGTATGATTGACTCTTCAGTAACACGCTTAGTTCATACTTATTCAGTAGGAGAAGCACAAGATTCAAAACAAAAGGATGCTCCTGAATATAATTATGAAGGATTATTAAATTACTTAAATACGAACTTATTCCCAGTGAATAAAGTAGAATTATCAGCACTTGAAGGAAAAACAGAGGCTGAAATGATTGAGTACATTGCTAATCTTGTTAAAGATGATTACCGTCAAAAAGAGCAATCTATTGACTCTTCAATCTTCCATGAATTCCAAAAAGTTATTGTTTTACGTGTCGTTGATACGCACTGGATGAACCATATTGATGCCATGGATGCATTACGCCAAGGAATCCATTTACGTTCGTATGGTCAAATCAATCCATTACATGAATATCAAAGTGAAGGATTTGAAATGTTTAATCGTTTAATTGAGCGTATTGAAGATGATGTAACACGTTATATCTTACGCGCAGAAATTCGTCAAAACTTACAACGTGAAGAAGTGGCTAAACCAACCGCGACGAATAGTGGAAAAGAAGAGAAAAAACGCCCTGTCACACGTAAAACTGAAAAAGTAGGACGTAATGATGAGTGTCCATGTGGAAGCGGGAAGAAATATAAACAATGTTGTGGAAATGATAATTAA
- a CDS encoding CehA/McbA family metallohydrolase: MRTTFLKKLLNSTLAFSIATSGIIIPNPKAYAQAMQTEAEQQNDELLSVDFSNYPTLAEGWEAKADKKPYSGGVTSSKSLKLNKSGYYLQTPSFNLESDATLTFYTKGYSTQVNVESVLKVQVLENGVWTDIHTLTTFDTANFIKTEVKVPQTATKVKILLETKGAFNVALDGVALTGTGSIVEGGTEETPEVPDSGEVTPPANGGTTTPDNTEKPGNGETITPPTESKPDADAYGELVISGASTLEVGMNSTLQVTNQEGQTVSDVKFESTVPSVLTVDQAGKMNAVAEGITQISATTMIDGKKYIGQKRIEVTKAGEYPVTVFDEGFKEFPNLPQGWSTNLADDDKYSGGNIAGPSLKFAKQGQYIETDEFRLIGHGLLKFAAKGNSSQASGTTVLRVQYQSNFKDEWKNLAMFNSFSSKYENFGVRIPEDATRIRIYIEEKGQMNISFDDMSFHAQKLGVKEEDTEAPVISLVDMVDSGNLDYDITIKANVTDNRKVGDVTLYYRVVGENEFKSVPMGLNDGVYQGIIGKKDLDAKGIEYKIEASDIEGNKATTDINKISISSDDKTNPEITSISPADNANVGKNKTPKISAKYADRSGIKLDSIKLFFNDEEVTEKATITETELTYQVKEALENGTYKVKLQLADNAGNKTEKEWTFKVADVARNLYFGQLHSHTNLSDGAGSIDDAYTHARENAKVDFLAVTDHSNSFDNDTQANIADGSMSEKWQTGLSAADKYNEDHKFTAIYAYEMTWSAGTGKYGHMNTFNTEGFETRTNSAMNLRNYYETLKTQPQSVSQFNHPGTTFGDFVDFGFYDEEIDELITLIEVGNGDGPIRSSAHFPSYEYYTRALDKGWHVAPTNNQDNHKGLWGNANTARTVIEAEELTRDSLYEAIRERRVYSTEDENLHISYELNGATMGSILSEQDSAEVYIKVMDPDAGDTIDKIQLITDGGRVAHEITNVDATEKEWTLSFEPEASSTYYYVKVTQNDLDIAVTAPVWIGEKENVGISGVTVSSSKVLVGDEVTVDAVVYNNEATPVTNAKVEYFVNGSSEPIATAALATIKPSDTATLSASFPLTKKGKNVIEAVITLTVNGAERQYSERIEVKTFDSSEVSHVLIDGSHANAYVTESKYPNKMQYVTELVGQEGGIVHINEKEITADVLNGMDVLILTDPSNDHFYSNSEVEAIKAYVQAGGHLIITSKADYGDKTGEYGNAAQGNKVLQAIGSALRFNDDQVIDNTEYSNQKFRLYFDDYNEESPYTKGIDFGKIEQGNSSNQDYKFSFYSGNSVLVENESANVDVVVKGHPTTQNTDADNQGDWTEVKPGEVVALAVETLDNGAKIIASGVTFFSDFEMDPTRDYSNRTIMTNIINDVAPAKAAQITPIAELHVDANGDNEPDLKGETRTIEGIITSGNNNPLTSFFDVVYVQDETGGITIHPIANTKLKLGQKVRITGVVGSYEGDTQLGEVQELTDVEIIDESINLVEPTKLTAAQTMLEEYEGLLISTQGVVKSIDTQAGNIIISDESGEARVHINGYIGGGQSGEAVGAWANRIKVGDTLSVIGLAAEDAAGKRIRVRNTDEVIVVDSEETPGNGQLEIPESLKEVIDTDVLKPISGNATQENPLVLEVSEEATVQSIKDLIKGYEVTVTVYHARQSLTYNLTLTNTQHTHYLSLVVPAMNTEVIDYLNQLVDDSDNGNNNGNGNNNGNGNNNGNGNNNGNGNNNGNGNNNGNGNNNGNGNNNGNGNNNGNGNNNGNGNSNENGNNLAEEKPETGYGQLFGWFAAGMAFIIAGYVAYTTNKRKNESK, encoded by the coding sequence ATGAGGACCACTTTTTTAAAGAAGCTACTAAATAGTACATTAGCTTTTAGTATTGCGACATCAGGAATCATTATTCCTAACCCAAAGGCATATGCACAAGCTATGCAAACAGAAGCTGAACAACAAAATGATGAATTATTAAGTGTTGATTTCAGTAACTATCCTACTCTAGCAGAAGGATGGGAAGCAAAAGCTGATAAAAAGCCTTATTCAGGTGGTGTAACATCATCAAAATCATTAAAGTTAAATAAGTCAGGATATTATTTACAAACACCATCATTCAACTTAGAGAGTGATGCAACATTAACTTTTTATACAAAAGGTTATTCAACACAAGTAAATGTAGAATCTGTTTTAAAAGTTCAAGTATTAGAAAATGGAGTTTGGACAGATATTCATACATTAACAACATTTGATACAGCAAACTTTATTAAGACAGAAGTTAAAGTACCTCAAACAGCGACAAAGGTAAAAATTTTATTAGAAACAAAAGGTGCCTTTAATGTTGCATTAGATGGGGTTGCATTAACAGGAACAGGATCAATTGTTGAAGGGGGAACTGAAGAGACGCCAGAAGTACCTGATAGTGGAGAAGTAACACCTCCAGCTAATGGTGGAACAACAACTCCAGATAATACAGAAAAACCAGGAAATGGAGAAACAATAACTCCACCAACTGAATCAAAACCAGATGCAGATGCTTATGGAGAATTAGTAATCTCAGGAGCATCAACACTTGAAGTTGGAATGAACTCAACATTACAAGTAACAAATCAAGAAGGCCAAACTGTATCTGATGTTAAATTCGAATCAACTGTTCCTTCAGTTTTAACAGTGGATCAAGCTGGAAAAATGAATGCTGTTGCAGAAGGAATTACTCAAATTTCAGCAACAACAATGATTGACGGTAAAAAGTATATTGGACAAAAACGTATTGAAGTAACAAAAGCTGGAGAATACCCAGTAACTGTTTTTGATGAAGGGTTTAAAGAGTTTCCAAACTTACCACAAGGTTGGAGTACAAATTTAGCCGATGATGATAAGTATTCAGGTGGAAATATTGCTGGACCTTCATTAAAATTCGCAAAGCAAGGTCAATATATTGAAACTGATGAATTCCGTTTAATTGGACATGGACTATTAAAGTTTGCTGCTAAAGGAAATTCTTCTCAAGCATCTGGAACAACAGTTTTACGTGTTCAATATCAATCGAACTTTAAAGATGAGTGGAAAAACTTAGCCATGTTTAATTCATTCAGTAGTAAATATGAAAACTTCGGAGTTCGTATTCCTGAAGATGCAACACGTATTCGTATTTATATCGAAGAGAAAGGACAAATGAATATTTCATTTGATGATATGAGCTTCCATGCACAAAAATTAGGTGTAAAAGAAGAAGATACTGAAGCGCCAGTTATTTCATTAGTTGATATGGTTGATTCAGGAAATTTAGATTACGATATTACAATTAAAGCTAATGTTACAGATAACCGTAAAGTTGGAGATGTAACACTATACTATCGTGTCGTTGGGGAAAATGAATTTAAATCAGTTCCAATGGGATTAAATGATGGCGTATATCAAGGGATTATTGGAAAGAAAGATTTAGATGCTAAAGGAATTGAGTATAAGATAGAAGCGTCAGATATCGAAGGAAATAAAGCGACGACAGATATAAATAAAATTTCTATTTCATCAGATGATAAGACAAATCCAGAAATCACATCCATTTCACCAGCCGATAACGCAAACGTAGGTAAAAATAAAACCCCTAAAATTTCAGCAAAATATGCAGATCGTTCAGGAATTAAGTTAGATTCAATTAAATTATTCTTCAATGATGAAGAAGTAACTGAAAAAGCAACAATTACTGAAACTGAATTAACTTATCAAGTTAAAGAAGCATTAGAAAATGGAACTTACAAAGTGAAGTTACAATTAGCTGATAATGCAGGTAATAAAACTGAAAAAGAGTGGACATTTAAAGTTGCAGATGTTGCACGTAACTTATACTTCGGACAATTACACTCGCATACAAATTTATCAGACGGTGCTGGATCAATTGATGATGCGTATACTCACGCTAGAGAAAATGCCAAGGTTGATTTCTTAGCCGTAACAGATCACTCAAACTCATTTGATAATGATACACAAGCCAATATTGCAGACGGATCAATGAGTGAAAAATGGCAAACGGGATTAAGTGCGGCTGATAAATATAATGAAGATCATAAGTTCACTGCTATTTATGCTTATGAGATGACATGGTCAGCAGGTACTGGTAAGTACGGGCACATGAATACATTCAATACAGAAGGATTTGAAACTCGTACAAATTCTGCAATGAATTTACGTAACTATTACGAAACATTAAAAACACAACCACAATCAGTTTCACAGTTCAATCACCCAGGTACAACATTCGGTGATTTCGTAGACTTCGGATTCTATGATGAAGAAATTGATGAGTTAATTACATTAATCGAAGTTGGAAATGGTGATGGACCAATTCGCAGTAGTGCACACTTCCCATCATATGAATATTATACTCGTGCATTAGATAAAGGATGGCACGTTGCTCCGACAAATAACCAAGATAACCACAAAGGGTTATGGGGAAATGCCAATACGGCTCGTACAGTTATTGAAGCTGAGGAATTAACACGAGATAGTTTATATGAAGCCATTCGTGAGCGCCGTGTTTATTCAACAGAAGATGAAAACTTACACATTTCTTACGAGTTAAATGGTGCAACAATGGGGTCAATTTTATCTGAACAAGATTCGGCTGAAGTTTACATTAAAGTAATGGATCCAGATGCTGGGGATACAATCGATAAAATTCAATTAATTACAGATGGCGGACGTGTTGCTCATGAAATTACAAATGTTGATGCAACAGAGAAAGAGTGGACATTATCATTTGAACCGGAAGCATCATCAACTTATTATTATGTTAAAGTAACTCAAAATGACTTAGATATTGCTGTTACAGCTCCAGTATGGATTGGAGAAAAAGAAAACGTAGGTATTTCAGGTGTAACAGTAAGCTCTTCAAAAGTATTAGTGGGAGACGAAGTTACGGTAGATGCAGTTGTATATAATAATGAGGCAACTCCAGTAACAAATGCAAAAGTTGAATACTTTGTAAATGGATCTTCTGAACCAATTGCAACAGCTGCCTTAGCAACAATTAAACCATCTGATACAGCAACATTAAGTGCGTCATTCCCATTAACGAAAAAAGGGAAAAATGTTATTGAAGCGGTAATTACATTAACGGTTAATGGAGCTGAACGTCAATATTCAGAGCGTATCGAAGTAAAGACGTTTGATTCAAGCGAAGTAAGCCATGTGTTAATTGATGGTAGTCATGCAAATGCTTATGTGACGGAATCAAAATATCCAAACAAAATGCAGTATGTAACCGAATTAGTGGGCCAAGAAGGTGGAATTGTTCACATTAATGAGAAAGAAATTACAGCTGATGTGTTAAATGGAATGGATGTTTTAATTTTAACCGATCCATCAAATGATCATTTCTATAGTAATTCAGAAGTAGAAGCCATCAAAGCATACGTTCAAGCTGGTGGACATTTAATTATTACCTCAAAAGCTGACTATGGTGATAAAACAGGTGAGTATGGTAATGCTGCACAAGGAAATAAAGTATTACAAGCTATTGGATCAGCTTTACGTTTCAATGATGACCAAGTTATCGATAATACAGAATATAGCAACCAAAAATTCCGTTTATACTTCGATGATTATAATGAGGAAAGTCCATATACTAAAGGAATTGACTTCGGTAAAATTGAGCAAGGAAATTCAAGTAATCAAGATTATAAATTCAGTTTCTATAGTGGAAACTCAGTGTTAGTTGAGAACGAATCAGCAAATGTAGATGTTGTCGTTAAAGGACATCCAACGACACAAAATACTGATGCTGATAATCAAGGTGACTGGACAGAAGTTAAACCAGGTGAAGTTGTTGCTTTAGCTGTTGAAACATTAGATAATGGAGCAAAAATTATTGCCTCTGGGGTAACATTCTTCTCAGACTTTGAAATGGATCCAACTCGTGATTATTCAAACCGAACAATTATGACAAATATCATTAATGATGTAGCACCAGCAAAAGCAGCTCAAATTACACCGATTGCTGAATTACATGTTGACGCAAATGGAGATAATGAGCCTGATTTAAAAGGTGAAACTCGTACGATTGAAGGAATCATCACATCTGGAAACAACAATCCATTAACATCGTTCTTTGATGTTGTTTATGTACAAGATGAAACAGGTGGAATTACAATTCACCCAATCGCTAATACAAAATTAAAATTAGGTCAAAAGGTACGTATTACAGGTGTTGTTGGTTCTTATGAAGGTGATACACAATTAGGTGAAGTTCAAGAATTAACAGATGTAGAAATCATTGATGAATCAATTAACTTAGTTGAGCCAACAAAATTAACAGCAGCTCAAACTATGTTAGAAGAGTATGAAGGACTTTTAATTTCAACTCAAGGTGTTGTCAAATCAATTGATACACAAGCCGGAAATATTATTATTAGTGATGAATCTGGAGAAGCACGTGTTCACATTAATGGATATATTGGTGGCGGACAGTCAGGAGAAGCTGTTGGAGCATGGGCTAATCGTATTAAAGTTGGTGATACATTATCAGTTATTGGATTAGCAGCTGAAGATGCAGCAGGTAAACGTATCCGTGTTCGTAACACAGATGAGGTAATTGTTGTAGATAGTGAAGAAACACCAGGAAATGGTCAACTTGAGATTCCGGAATCATTAAAAGAGGTTATCGATACTGATGTATTAAAACCAATCTCAGGAAATGCGACGCAAGAAAATCCATTAGTGCTTGAAGTTTCAGAAGAAGCAACAGTTCAGTCAATTAAAGATTTAATTAAAGGTTATGAAGTAACAGTAACAGTGTATCATGCACGTCAATCGTTAACTTATAACTTAACTTTAACAAATACACAACATACACATTACTTATCATTAGTTGTTCCAGCAATGAACACTGAAGTTATTGATTATTTAAATCAATTAGTAGATGATTCTGATAACGGAAACAACAATGGAAACGGAAACAACAACGGAAACGGAAACAACAATGGAAACGGAAACAACAACGGAAACGGAAACAACAACGGAAACGGAAACAACAACGGAAACGGAAACAACAACGGAAACGGAAACAACAATGGAAACGGAAACAACAACGGAAACGGAAACAACAATGGAAACGGAAACAGCAATGAAAATGGAAATAATCTAGCTGAAGAAAAACCTGAAACAGGTTATGGACAGTTATTCGGATGGTTCGCAGCAGGAATGGCATTTATTATTGCTGGATATGTAGCTTATACAACGAATAAACGTAAAAATGAATCTAAATAA
- the hpf gene encoding ribosome hibernation-promoting factor, HPF/YfiA family: protein MRIQIRGANRFNVTDAIRNYIEEKVGSLQRFLPTNQDLEARVYIKIYDVIQKVEVTIPGNQFILRAEEASDDLYAAIDLVVDKLERQIRRHKTKANKKIREREGISNYFITIDDTPEVYNEEDEVPYKVKNVHLKPMDVEEAIMQLELLGHDFYVYRDMAVDAVCVVYRRNDGKYAVIETNN from the coding sequence ATGAGAATTCAAATCAGGGGAGCTAATCGTTTCAACGTAACGGATGCAATTAGAAATTATATCGAGGAAAAAGTGGGAAGTTTACAACGATTCTTACCTACGAACCAAGATTTAGAGGCTCGCGTCTACATTAAAATCTATGATGTGATTCAAAAAGTAGAGGTCACTATTCCAGGTAATCAATTTATCTTACGTGCTGAGGAAGCGAGTGATGATTTATATGCAGCGATTGATTTAGTTGTAGATAAGTTAGAACGTCAAATCCGTCGTCATAAAACGAAGGCGAATAAAAAAATCCGTGAGCGTGAAGGAATTAGTAATTACTTCATTACGATTGATGATACACCAGAGGTTTATAATGAAGAGGATGAGGTCCCTTATAAAGTGAAAAATGTTCATTTAAAACCAATGGACGTTGAAGAAGCCATTATGCAATTAGAGTTATTAGGACATGATTTTTATGTTTATCGCGATATGGCGGTTGATGCTGTTTGTGTGGTATATCGTCGTAACGATGGTAAATATGCTGTTATTGAAACAAATAACTAA